Proteins co-encoded in one Papaver somniferum cultivar HN1 chromosome 5, ASM357369v1, whole genome shotgun sequence genomic window:
- the LOC113281899 gene encoding basic leucine zipper 43-like, with protein MYSGDAPALGFMTPTDRAIYPVDISMMQNDINIPTTNFSGYSGLLHYSQTQNFPTVYEFGPQFSCLSNTSSASDEAEELQLRVIDERKRRRMISNRESARRSRMRKQKHLDELWSQVVRLRNENRELINKLNHVLECHENILQENTHLRKDASELRTKLAELQQLDKPCKALREVPCNTAHLRAEPSTQSITSSMDLLH; from the coding sequence ATGTATTCAGGTGATGCTCCCGCGCTTGGGTTCATGACACCTACTGACAGAGCTATATACCCTGTTGACATTAGCATGATGCAAAACGATATAAATATACCCACCACAAATTTCAGTGGTTATTCAGGGCTTTTACACTACTCTCAGACTCAAAATTTCCCTACAGTTTATGAATTTGGTCCGCAGTTTTCATGTCTTAGCAACACTTCTTCAGCTTCTGATGAGGCAGAAGAACTGCAGCTAAGAGTCATCGATGAAAGGAAACGAAGAAGAATGATATCAAACAGGGAATCTGCTCGTCGGTCAAGAATGCGCAAACAGAAACATTTAGATGAGCTTTGGTCACAGGTCGTTCGGCTCCGGAATGAAAACCGCGAACTCATCAACAAATTAAATCATGTCTTGGAGTGTCACGAGAACATTCTTCAAGAGAATACTCACCTTAGGAAAGATGCTTCTGAACTCCGGACAAAGCTTGCGGAGCTGCAGCAACTTGATAAACCTTGCAAGGCTTTGAGAGAAGTTCCCTGCAACACAGCTCATCTAAGAGCTGAACCTTCAACTCAATCCATCACTAGTTCCATGGATTTACTCCATTAG
- the LOC113281898 gene encoding pentatricopeptide repeat-containing protein At1g18485-like: MALMAQTLSHQCFHNYQQLYVNTKKPKNLLHSFSLPKPSFSISTKTHYKSSTASAVTPSSQHNPQLTLSQNITQLCEFGDLDEALLLLQQNNEIHTEKYEQAIAVNTLLQSCGKRKDIEMGRKVHSFVSELSQFNNDFVMYTRIITMYSLCGSPVDSRIVFDNLQKKNLFQWNALISGYTKNEHWIDTVLVFCEMLTVSEFKPDNFTMPCVIKACGGLSSVELGQGIHGLVIKMGLDLDLFVGNALIAMYGKCGVTQDAVTVFEKMPDKNMVSFNSLIRGYSENGFLDESFDVFRNMLESEDGLRPDVATMVTVLPVCAEEGKVEMGMLLHGLAVKLGLLHDLMVINALVDMYVKCGYISNARALFDKNVQRNVVSWNVMIGGYSREGNVQETFDLLREMQKEEKMGVNVITILNALPVCIEHSEMCSLKELHGYSFRNEFHCDEMVNNALIAAYAKCGSLSASNSIFDLMETKTVNSWNAVIGGSAQNGDPSDAVELFLQMVDSGIKPDLFTIGSLLLACAHLKSLKYGKAVHGFVVRNGLHLDSFIGVSLLSLYIRCRKASNARIFFDEMDVRTTVSWNAMIAGYSQNALPQSAIDLFREMQQHNVQPSETAIQSILTACAQLAALRLGKEAHCFSIKADLIGDAFVSSSIIDMYAKTGSIEQSRRTFDGLVEKDAVSWTVMVTGYGLHGLGKEAIEIFEVMHRQGLKPDRYTFIGILMACNHAGLVEEGLKYFSEMQSVHKIEPKLEHYACMVDMLGRAGHLDHAACLVEKMPDEPDAGIWGSLLSACRTYGNMDLGEKISKKLLDLEPGKAEHYVLVSNLFAGSGRWDDVRKVRQKMREMGLVNNPGSSWIEVGGKVYNFVASDDAHTESKEIHRMWRELEEKIRGIGYVPDTGSVLHELDEGEKEELLRGHSEKLAICFGLLKMTKGSILRVYKNIRICHDCHNAAKLVSKVMQRQIIVRDNKRFHHFRDGLCSCGDYW; encoded by the coding sequence ATGGCTTTGATGGCACAAACACTCTCTCACCAGTGCTTTCACAACTACCAGCAGCTTTATGTGAACACAAAAAAACCCAAGAACCTTCTTCATTCATTCTCTCTCCCAAAACCTTCTTTCTCCATTTCAACTAAAACCCATTACAAAAGCTCAACAGCTTCAGCAGTCACTCCATCATCACAACACAATCCTCAACTGACATTATCTCAAAACATCACCCAACTTTGTGAATTTGGTGACCTCGATGAAGCATTACTGCTTTTACAACAGAACAATGAAATTCACACTGAAAAGTATGAGCAAGCTATTGCTGTTAATACTCTATTACAATCTTGTGGGAAAAGGAAGGATATTGAAATGGGCCGTAAAGTTCACAGCTTTGTATCAGAATTATCTCAATTCAATAATGATTTTGTTATGTATACGCGTATTATTACGATGTATTCATTGTGTGGGTCTCCAGTGGATTCTCGTATTGTGTTTGATAACTTACAGAAGAAGAATTTGTTTCAATGGAATGCACTTATTAGTGGTTATACGAAAAATGAGCATTGGATTGATACGGTTTTAGTTTTCTGTGAAATGCTTACGGTGTCAGAGTTTAAACCTGATAATTTTACTATGCCGTGTGTTATTAAAGCTTGTGGGGGACTTTCGAGTGTAGAACTTGGACAAGGAATTCATGGTTTAGTTATAAAGATGGGATTGGATTTAGATTTGTTTGTGGGTAATGCTTTGATTGCCATGTATGGGAAATGTGGGGTTACTCAAGATGCGGTTACGGTGTTTGAGAAAATGCCTGACAAGAATATGGTTTCATTCAATTCTTTGATTCGCGGGTATTCGGAGAATGGGTTTCTGGATGAAAGTTTTGATGTGTTTAGGAATATGTTGGAATCTGAAGATGGTCTGAGACCTGATGTTGCAACTATGGTGACAGTACTTCCTGTTTGTGCAGAGGAGGGAAAAGTGGAGATGGGGATGTTACTGCATGGGCTGGCTGTAAAATTGGGGTTACTTCATGATCTAATGGTGATCAATGCTTTAGTTGATATGTATGTTAAGTGTGGGTATATATCAAATGCTCGGGCCCTGTTTGACAAGAATGTTCAGAGGAATGTAGTCTCTTGGAATGTCATGATTGGTGGTTACTCTAGAGAAGGAAATGTCCAAGAAACCTTTGATTTGCTACGCGAAATGCAAAAGGAGGAGAAAATGGGAGTGAATGTGATCACTATCTTGAATGCATTGCCAGTTTGCATAGAGCATTCGGAAATGTGTAGCTTGAAGGAGCTGCATGGCTACTCTTTCAGAAATGAATTTCATTGTGATGAAATGGTAAATAATGCTCTCATTGCTGCTTATGCTAAATGTGGATCTTTGAGTGCTTCAAACagtatttttgatttgatggaGACGAAGACTGTGAATTCTTGGAATGCAGTCATTGGGGGGAGTGCACAAAATGGAGATCCAAGTGATGCAGTAGAATTATTTCTCCAGATGGTAGATTCTGGGATAAAGCCTGACTTGTTTACCATTGGTAGCTTACTGCTAGCTTGTGCTCATCTAAAATCACTAAAATATGGTAAAGCAGTTCATGGCTTTGTGGTAAGAAATGGGTTGCATTTGGATTCTTTTATTGGTGTTTCGCTGCTTTCTCTTTACATCCGATGTAGGAAGGCATCGAATGCGAGGATTTTTTTCGATGAGATGGATGTAAGAACTACGGTATCATGGAATGCAATGATTGCTGGGTACTCTCAGAATGCACTACCACAGAGTGCCATTGATCTCTTTCGTGAAATGCAACAGCATAATGTCCAACCTTCTGAGACGGCAATACAGAGCATACTGACCGCTTGTGCACAATTAGCAGCTTTGCGTCTTGGAAAAGAGGCCCACTGTTTTTCCATAAAAGCAGATCTTATTGGAGATGCATTTGTCAGTAGTTCAATTATAGATATGTACGCAAAAACTGGTTCTATAGAGCAGTCTCGTAGGACCTTTGATGGGCTAGTCGAGAAAGATGCAGTTTCATGGACAGTGATGGTCACAGGATACGGACTTCATGGACTTGGTAAAGAGGCTATTGAGATCTTTGAGGTGATGCATAGACAAGGCTTGAAGCCTGACCGGTATACTTTTATCGGTATCCTAATGGCATGTAACCATGCGGGGTTGGTCGAAGAGGGTCTTAAGTACTTCTCAGAGATGCAGAGTGTACACAAAATAGAACCAAAACTAGAGCATTATGCATGCATGGTTGACATGCTGGGTAGAGCTGGGCACTTAGACCATGCAGCCTGTCTTGTGGAGAAGATGCCTGATGAACCTGATGCTGGAATTTGGGGTTCACTACTAAGTGCTTGTCGAACTTATGGAAATATGGATCTTGGTGAAAAAATTTCAAAGAAGTTGTTAGATCTGGAGCCAGGCAAGGCTGAGCACTATGTGTTAGTCTCAAACTTGTTTGCAGGATCGGGCAGGTGGGATGATGTAAGAAAGGTGAGACAGAAGATGAGGGAGATGGGACTGGTAAATAATCCCGGTTCTAGTTGGATAGAAGTAGGAGGAAAAGTTTATAACTTTGTTGCCAGTGATGACGCACATACGGAATCTAAAGAGATACATAGAATGTGGAGGGAATTAGAGGAGAAAATACGTGGCATTGGATATGTACCTGACACAGGCTCGGTGTTACACGAGTTGGATGAAGGAGAGAAGGAAGAGTTATTACGAGGTCATAGTGAGAAGCTTGCTATATGTTTTGGGCTCTTGAAGATGACAAAAGGTTCTATACTACGGGTTTACAAGAATATTCGTATTTGTCATGATTGTCATAATGCAGCCAAGTTGGTCTCTAAGGTGATGCAGAGACAGATAATTGTGAGGGACAATAAAAGGTTCCACCATTTTAGAGATGGGCTGTGTTCTTGTGGAGATTATTGGTAG